One window of the Rufibacter radiotolerans genome contains the following:
- a CDS encoding SusD/RagB family nutrient-binding outer membrane lipoprotein, with product MLPITRKYIAIGLMSLLPLGGCDSFLNVNDDPNRATAVSSDALLSPIIVSTADAHYFLGLYTSLFAQQLAAYTSGPQIADRHIDVRVNSAWNTIYLNNLNNANFLVNQATSEGSLHYAGIAKILQALNLGMLTDTWGDVPFSQAFQGPADLTPAFDSQEQIYATINRLLDEALANLQQPESKVRPTADDLIYNGNIPNWIKAANALKARYAIHLVEKQGAAAATTALGFVAKAFTSNADDMQVTFNDKNLNPWNRNIAIGTTTGNFIVSPSATLINLMNGNTYAGLVDPRLPFMADRGTSTGPYAGNRNGEGLGGNTNITAKTFYAKPASPMLMVTYSEMKFIEAEARFIANGGTRTSTGSTPEAYAAYLAGIRAHMEKLGVAAGDITAYLANPQVAVGAANLTLGLIMKEKLIALYLNPEAWVDVRRYDYSPQIYPGMALPVNHNPALGGQFIRRVLYPETEVARNSDEVAKVAKGLAEKMWWDL from the coding sequence ATGCTACCAATAACCAGAAAATATATAGCCATAGGGTTGATGAGCCTGCTGCCCCTGGGCGGCTGTGACTCCTTCCTGAATGTGAACGATGACCCTAACCGCGCCACGGCCGTCAGCTCAGATGCGCTTCTTTCGCCCATCATTGTCTCCACCGCAGACGCCCACTACTTCCTGGGATTGTATACCAGCTTGTTTGCCCAGCAACTGGCCGCCTATACCTCGGGGCCCCAGATCGCTGACCGGCACATTGACGTGCGCGTGAACTCGGCCTGGAACACCATTTACCTGAACAACCTCAACAACGCCAACTTCCTAGTGAACCAGGCGACAAGCGAAGGCTCATTACACTATGCCGGCATAGCCAAAATATTGCAGGCGCTTAACCTGGGCATGCTCACCGATACCTGGGGCGATGTTCCTTTTTCCCAGGCCTTCCAGGGCCCGGCAGACCTGACCCCTGCCTTTGACTCCCAGGAACAGATCTATGCCACCATTAACAGACTGCTGGATGAGGCGCTGGCTAACCTGCAGCAACCTGAATCTAAGGTAAGGCCGACGGCCGATGATCTCATCTATAACGGTAACATACCTAACTGGATAAAGGCGGCCAATGCCTTGAAAGCCCGCTATGCCATTCACCTGGTAGAGAAACAAGGAGCAGCTGCCGCCACCACCGCCCTTGGGTTTGTGGCCAAGGCCTTCACCTCCAACGCAGATGATATGCAGGTGACCTTCAATGACAAGAACCTGAACCCCTGGAACCGCAACATCGCCATTGGTACTACCACCGGTAACTTTATTGTATCGCCCTCTGCCACCCTAATTAACCTGATGAACGGGAATACCTATGCCGGACTGGTAGACCCCAGGCTTCCGTTCATGGCAGACCGAGGCACCAGCACCGGTCCATATGCAGGCAATAGAAACGGCGAAGGCTTAGGGGGTAACACCAATATAACTGCCAAGACCTTTTACGCCAAACCGGCCTCTCCCATGCTAATGGTCACTTACAGTGAAATGAAATTCATTGAGGCCGAAGCCCGCTTTATAGCCAACGGCGGCACCCGCACCTCCACCGGAAGCACCCCAGAAGCCTACGCCGCTTACCTGGCCGGAATAAGGGCCCACATGGAAAAACTGGGTGTGGCCGCGGGTGATATCACCGCCTACCTGGCCAACCCTCAGGTTGCCGTGGGCGCCGCCAACCTCACCCTGGGCCTGATCATGAAAGAGAAACTCATCGCGCTGTACCTTAACCCCGAAGCCTGGGTAGATGTGCGCCGCTATGATTACTCCCCACAGATCTACCCGGGAATGGCGCTGCCGGTAAACCACAACCCGGCACTGGGCGGCCAATTCATAAGAAGGGTGCTCTACCCAGAGACCGAAGTGGCCCGTAACTCAGATGAGGTGGCTAAAGTGGCCAAGGGTCTGGCAGAGAAAATGTGGTGGGATTTATAA
- a CDS encoding SusC/RagA family TonB-linked outer membrane protein has product MKKLYTMLTLFLAFCYIGDLAAQDRQISGRVLSASDGMPVIGASVVVKGSTVGTTTDVSGNYALSVPASATTLVVSFIGFTAQEVAINARTSIEIRLQPDVQQLKEVVVTAFGREQEKRTLGYSVQEVGAAEIAQTQNPNVVNSIQGRVAGVQVLGTGGSPGAGSRIQIRGINSLSPSANNQPLFVIDGIPISNETISGNQLPSAGSNAVNSAEQFAFTNRAADINPDDVESMTVLKGAAATALYGLRAANGAIIITTKKGRAGSTAVTFSSNFGIDNINKTPNYQTKYREGLGGRLRYTSSGAPNRFQTFGPPVTDDPIYDNFSDFFQTGKRFDNNLSVSGGNEKATFHASASQFNQEGIVPNSDWSRTTVKLGGNVNFSEKFAVTGTISYSQSGGNKAASGDKGIMSALNYHTTSFDVNDYLNPDNTMKVYAPGVIDNPRYLAENSTLKDDVNRIIGNVGFNYNFTDWLRFNYKIGADVYSDNRNRLVPGPIFQGAPTLDIAAGTGGFIIEERVNYREVTSNAFLTAEHNFSDDFHASFMLGNSVESQFTDILNTRGERFTIPQFFHISNTSNIFTSNDIGQRRLIGAFFDAKVDYRNMLFLNVTGRNDWTSTLPVKNRSFFYPSISTSFVFSEVMGLSENIYFNFGKVRASWAQVGKDTRPYQVGTYFGSATGFPFGNRNGFVASTTVGDPNLKPEKTTSIEFGTELHFFQSRLTLDATYYKANSKDQIIPVPTSVTSGIVNYVTNAGEIQNTGVELLVSGTPLRSENFTWEVVLNWSTNESEVISITPAVPEIIFQDDRIMNKLVVGGSAGDLYGRPFQRDSQGRLIIGANGLPTLSPLGANGLPTTSTIPYVKVGNALPDWQGGITNTITYKGLSLSALIDIRQGGDVYDVSMRNRIRNGIDIRTENRYQQIIFKGVNASGEPNTIPVVLDETFYRNGNSFNDASDVLLQDASWVRLRNAQLAYTLPSSLTGKTPFKSVRLSVTGNNLFLITPFEGFDPETPTYGSGSNALGYTGYGIPAVRSFTFGLNVTL; this is encoded by the coding sequence ATGAAAAAACTTTACACGATGCTAACCCTCTTTCTAGCCTTTTGCTACATAGGAGACCTAGCAGCCCAGGATCGGCAGATCTCGGGCAGGGTATTGTCGGCCTCAGACGGCATGCCCGTGATTGGGGCCAGTGTGGTGGTGAAAGGCTCTACCGTAGGTACCACCACCGATGTAAGCGGCAATTACGCCTTGTCTGTGCCGGCCTCTGCCACCACCCTGGTGGTTTCCTTTATTGGGTTCACGGCCCAGGAAGTAGCCATTAACGCAAGAACCAGCATTGAAATACGTCTGCAGCCAGACGTGCAGCAGTTGAAGGAAGTGGTTGTGACCGCCTTCGGCCGCGAGCAGGAGAAAAGAACCCTGGGCTATTCGGTGCAGGAGGTAGGTGCCGCCGAAATTGCCCAAACCCAGAACCCCAACGTGGTGAACTCCATTCAGGGCCGGGTGGCCGGGGTGCAGGTATTGGGTACCGGGGGAAGCCCGGGGGCAGGTTCCCGCATCCAGATCAGGGGTATCAACTCCCTTTCTCCTTCGGCCAACAACCAGCCCCTCTTTGTGATTGACGGTATTCCCATCAGTAACGAGACCATTTCCGGAAACCAGTTACCCAGCGCCGGGTCCAACGCCGTGAACAGCGCCGAGCAGTTTGCCTTCACCAACCGGGCCGCCGACATTAACCCAGATGACGTGGAAAGCATGACGGTGCTGAAAGGGGCCGCGGCCACCGCGCTCTATGGCCTGCGGGCAGCCAACGGGGCCATCATCATCACTACCAAAAAAGGGCGAGCCGGTTCTACGGCCGTTACCTTCAGCTCCAACTTCGGGATAGACAACATCAACAAGACGCCTAACTACCAGACCAAGTACCGCGAAGGCCTGGGCGGCCGGCTGCGCTACACCTCCAGCGGCGCCCCCAACCGGTTCCAGACCTTTGGGCCGCCCGTCACAGATGACCCCATCTATGATAACTTCTCAGATTTCTTCCAGACGGGCAAACGGTTTGACAACAACCTCAGCGTTTCCGGCGGCAACGAGAAAGCCACCTTCCATGCCTCTGCCTCGCAATTTAACCAGGAAGGCATTGTGCCTAACTCAGATTGGTCCCGCACCACGGTAAAACTGGGCGGAAACGTCAATTTCTCAGAGAAGTTTGCCGTCACCGGTACCATCAGCTACAGCCAGTCCGGGGGCAACAAGGCCGCCTCGGGGGACAAGGGAATCATGTCGGCGCTCAATTACCACACCACTTCTTTTGATGTGAATGACTACCTCAACCCCGACAACACCATGAAGGTGTACGCCCCGGGCGTGATTGACAACCCAAGATACCTGGCAGAGAACAGCACACTTAAAGATGACGTGAATCGTATTATAGGCAACGTGGGATTCAACTATAACTTCACTGACTGGCTACGGTTCAACTACAAGATTGGGGCCGACGTGTACAGTGACAACCGCAACCGGCTGGTACCGGGCCCTATATTCCAGGGAGCCCCCACGCTGGACATTGCCGCGGGCACCGGCGGTTTCATTATTGAGGAGCGGGTAAACTACCGCGAGGTCACCTCTAATGCGTTCTTAACCGCTGAGCACAATTTCTCAGATGATTTCCATGCCTCTTTCATGCTGGGCAACAGCGTGGAAAGCCAGTTCACGGATATTCTCAATACCCGCGGGGAGCGTTTCACTATTCCGCAGTTCTTCCATATCTCCAACACCTCCAATATCTTCACCAGCAATGATATTGGCCAGCGCCGGCTTATTGGTGCGTTCTTTGACGCCAAGGTAGATTACCGCAACATGCTGTTTTTAAATGTGACCGGCCGTAATGACTGGACCTCTACCCTGCCCGTGAAGAACCGCTCCTTCTTTTACCCCTCCATAAGCACCAGTTTTGTGTTCTCTGAGGTAATGGGGTTATCAGAAAACATCTACTTCAATTTCGGGAAAGTGCGGGCCTCCTGGGCCCAGGTAGGGAAAGACACCCGCCCGTACCAGGTGGGAACCTACTTCGGATCGGCCACTGGCTTTCCTTTTGGCAACCGGAACGGGTTTGTGGCCAGTACTACGGTGGGTGACCCAAACCTGAAGCCAGAGAAAACCACTTCCATAGAGTTCGGGACAGAGCTACACTTCTTCCAGAGCCGCCTGACCCTGGATGCCACTTATTACAAAGCCAACAGTAAGGACCAGATCATTCCAGTGCCTACCAGCGTAACCTCAGGGATCGTCAATTACGTGACAAACGCCGGGGAAATCCAGAACACAGGGGTGGAACTGTTGGTCTCCGGCACCCCGCTCCGGTCAGAGAATTTCACCTGGGAGGTAGTGCTGAACTGGTCTACCAATGAAAGCGAAGTGATCTCCATTACCCCAGCCGTGCCCGAGATCATTTTCCAGGATGACCGGATCATGAACAAACTGGTTGTAGGAGGCTCTGCCGGCGACCTTTACGGCCGTCCGTTCCAGCGTGACAGCCAGGGCCGGCTCATCATTGGCGCCAACGGCTTGCCTACCCTTTCCCCGCTGGGGGCTAACGGGCTGCCCACTACCTCAACCATCCCCTATGTTAAAGTAGGCAATGCCCTCCCAGACTGGCAAGGAGGTATTACCAACACCATTACCTACAAAGGGCTAAGCCTTTCGGCGTTGATTGATATAAGGCAGGGCGGCGATGTGTATGACGTAAGTATGCGTAACCGGATCAGGAACGGGATTGACATCAGGACCGAAAACCGTTACCAGCAGATTATCTTCAAAGGCGTGAATGCCAGCGGCGAGCCGAACACTATTCCCGTGGTGCTGGATGAAACCTTTTACCGCAATGGTAACAGCTTTAATGATGCCTCAGATGTGTTGTTACAGGATGCCTCCTGGGTGCGGCTCAGAAACGCGCAGTTGGCGTACACCCTGCCTTCCAGCCTGACCGGCAAAACCCCCTTTAAATCGGTGCGGCTGAGCGTGACCGGCAACAATCTGTTCCTGATTACTCCCTTTGAAGGCTTTGACCCGGAGACCCCTACCTACGGCTCTGGCAGCAATGCCCTGGGCTATACCGGCTATGGCATACCGGCGGTAAGAAGTTTCACCTTCGGTTTAAACGTAACTCTTTAA
- a CDS encoding MBL fold metallo-hydrolase, translated as MSESYLYNPQLPIIKPGWQGNPMRKGRFLNEFKEANHSMWLALKWQLTRNPQREEKKKDQWVPAVHDPREFLQSGQDGLVWLGHATFFLRMGGVTFLTDPLFYGVSLLKRKVPFPVNPQDLPPIDYVLLSHGHFDHCDKPSLKALREHHTFEVLTSLNMSGLIQPWLPQTPLQEAGWYQQFQLPALAPQVYFLPAYHWHKRGITDNDRILWGSFMLRTPQKTLYFGADSGYQPHFSEIQTVFPEIDVCLLGVGAYKPSFIMQASHTSPDEAVQAFKDLRGKTLVPMHYGTFDLSDEPAGEPFRRLKELEALGEIPGKLAMKGIGEALYF; from the coding sequence ATGTCAGAAAGCTATCTATATAACCCCCAACTACCCATTATCAAACCAGGTTGGCAAGGAAACCCAATGCGTAAGGGAAGATTCCTGAACGAGTTTAAAGAGGCCAACCATTCTATGTGGCTGGCCTTGAAATGGCAGCTGACCAGAAACCCGCAGCGGGAAGAGAAAAAGAAGGACCAATGGGTGCCTGCGGTCCATGACCCCAGGGAGTTTCTGCAAAGCGGGCAAGACGGGTTGGTCTGGCTGGGCCATGCCACGTTCTTTTTACGCATGGGCGGCGTCACCTTCCTAACCGATCCTTTGTTCTACGGCGTGTCCTTGCTGAAAAGGAAAGTGCCTTTTCCAGTGAACCCTCAGGATTTACCGCCGATTGATTATGTTCTGCTTTCGCACGGGCACTTTGACCATTGTGACAAGCCTAGCCTGAAAGCCTTGCGGGAGCACCACACTTTTGAGGTTTTGACTTCTTTGAACATGAGCGGACTCATTCAGCCCTGGCTACCTCAGACGCCTTTGCAGGAAGCCGGTTGGTACCAGCAATTCCAACTACCCGCCCTAGCGCCCCAGGTGTATTTTTTGCCGGCCTACCATTGGCACAAAAGGGGAATAACAGACAATGACCGAATCCTTTGGGGCAGTTTTATGCTGCGGACCCCGCAGAAGACCTTGTACTTCGGCGCCGACTCCGGGTACCAGCCGCATTTTAGTGAGATTCAGACAGTTTTCCCGGAAATTGATGTCTGTCTGCTGGGGGTAGGGGCTTATAAACCATCCTTTATCATGCAAGCCAGCCATACCAGCCCAGACGAAGCGGTGCAGGCCTTCAAAGATTTGCGGGGTAAGACCTTGGTGCCCATGCACTACGGCACATTTGATTTATCTGATGAGCCAGCCGGCGAACCTTTCCGGAGGTTGAAAGAATTGGAAGCCTTGGGCGAAATCCCGGGTAAATTGGCCATGAAGGGAATAGGGGAGGCCCTTTATTTTTAG
- a CDS encoding serine hydrolase, whose translation MKTSFVFLLFLLVSQMVASAQTKTDKLLEKLLRQHPEKFGKLLEHPEKYEIQILYTQIDRDKHNKPSFKTYRYQVNPAHYFNPASTVKLPATLMALEKLNTLQIPGLSKETTMLTDSAWQGQTSVHQDSASASGFPSIAHYIKKILVTSDNDAYNRLYEFLGQEPLNEGLKAKGYASIRLPIRLATFLPFELDQYTNPMRFLQNGNVIYQQGLVKSTKNYKNSTPILKGIGNYTNDDKLVMEPRDFAYSNTFALEDQQLMLRAVLFPESVPAKNRFALSPEDYRFLYQYLSQLPRETAYPAYKEEEYPDSFVKYLLFGGPTRKERIPANIRIFNKIGQSFGYLTDNAYVVDFDNKVEFLLSATVHVNEDQIYNDGKYEYDSIGFPFLRDLGQVVYDLELKRKRRHVPDLSSFKCTYDKPW comes from the coding sequence ATGAAAACCAGCTTCGTCTTTCTGCTCTTTCTACTTGTAAGCCAGATGGTAGCCTCCGCCCAAACCAAAACCGACAAACTCCTGGAAAAGCTCCTCCGGCAGCACCCAGAAAAATTCGGGAAGCTATTGGAACACCCCGAAAAGTATGAGATTCAGATTCTATACACCCAGATTGACCGGGACAAGCACAACAAACCCTCCTTTAAAACCTACCGCTACCAGGTAAACCCGGCGCACTACTTTAACCCGGCCAGCACCGTGAAGCTTCCCGCCACGCTCATGGCCCTGGAAAAACTCAATACCCTGCAGATTCCCGGGCTCAGCAAGGAAACCACCATGCTCACCGACAGCGCTTGGCAGGGCCAGACCAGCGTGCACCAGGACTCTGCCTCGGCCAGCGGCTTCCCGTCCATTGCCCACTACATCAAGAAAATTCTGGTCACCTCAGACAACGACGCCTACAACCGCCTGTATGAGTTTCTGGGGCAGGAACCTCTAAACGAAGGCCTGAAAGCCAAAGGCTATGCCAGCATTAGGTTACCTATCAGATTGGCCACTTTCCTGCCGTTTGAGTTGGACCAGTACACCAACCCCATGCGCTTTCTGCAGAACGGAAACGTAATTTACCAGCAAGGGCTAGTGAAGAGCACCAAGAACTACAAGAACTCCACCCCTATTCTTAAAGGCATTGGCAATTATACCAATGATGATAAACTGGTCATGGAGCCGCGCGATTTCGCCTATTCCAACACCTTCGCCCTGGAAGACCAGCAGTTAATGCTCAGGGCCGTATTGTTCCCGGAGTCGGTGCCGGCTAAAAACCGCTTTGCCCTTTCCCCCGAGGATTACCGTTTCCTTTACCAATACCTGTCTCAATTGCCCCGGGAAACGGCTTACCCAGCCTATAAAGAAGAGGAGTATCCAGACTCCTTTGTGAAGTACCTGCTCTTTGGAGGACCAACCCGCAAGGAAAGGATACCCGCCAACATCAGGATCTTCAACAAGATTGGGCAGTCGTTTGGGTACCTCACGGACAATGCCTACGTGGTGGATTTTGATAACAAGGTGGAGTTTCTGCTCAGCGCTACGGTGCACGTGAACGAAGACCAGATCTACAATGACGGCAAGTATGAGTATGATTCCATCGGGTTCCCGTTCTTGCGCGACCTGGGCCAGGTGGTTTATGATCTGGAGTTGAAACGCAAGCGCCGCCACGTACCTGACCTGAGTTCCTTCAAATGCACCTATGACAAACCTTGGTAG
- the smpB gene encoding SsrA-binding protein SmpB, translating into MAKNKDKDRLQKTVNISNRRASYEYQFLSKYTAGIMLRGTEIKSIREGNVNLSDGYCVFNGNELFLLQVTISKYTEGTHYNHEPTRERKLLLNKRELKQLKDGAQEQGVTIIPTRLFISDRGFAKVDIALAKGKKLFDKREDIKERDVKREMARERF; encoded by the coding sequence ATGGCGAAGAATAAGGACAAAGACAGGCTGCAGAAAACGGTGAACATTTCTAACCGGCGAGCCTCGTATGAATATCAGTTTCTATCAAAATACACCGCCGGCATCATGCTGCGCGGCACCGAGATCAAATCTATCAGGGAAGGGAACGTGAACCTGTCAGACGGCTACTGCGTCTTCAATGGGAATGAACTGTTCCTGCTTCAGGTTACCATCTCCAAATACACTGAAGGTACCCACTACAACCACGAACCCACCCGGGAGCGCAAGCTTCTCCTGAACAAGCGCGAGCTCAAGCAACTGAAGGACGGGGCCCAGGAACAAGGCGTGACCATTATCCCCACCCGGCTCTTCATCTCAGACCGGGGTTTTGCTAAAGTAGACATCGCCCTGGCTAAGGGCAAGAAACTCTTTGACAAGCGCGAAGACATCAAGGAGCGTGACGTAAAACGCGAGATGGCCCGCGAACGCTTTTAG
- a CDS encoding C40 family peptidase — protein sequence MNFGICKLSLVPVRREPSDRSEQTTQLIFGECYEVLQTQEKWLQVRNGADGYEGWIDYKQHFPVTEAYFQEWNVGTHPRSMDILQTVSGTTAVTPIGIGSLLPFFDGINIRVGEDKMLYNGRATNPSMPYRENFLQKIALQFLRAPYVWGGKSIFGIDCSGFVQQVYGLCGHQLLRDAYQQVVHGQEVHFVAQARPGDVAFFDNEEGRIVHVGIVLEDQKIIHASGEVRIDQLDHYGIYNRDLKRYSHKLRIIKRIL from the coding sequence GTGAACTTCGGGATCTGTAAATTGAGTCTGGTGCCCGTGCGCCGGGAGCCCTCTGATAGAAGCGAACAAACCACGCAGCTTATCTTTGGCGAGTGTTATGAGGTGCTGCAGACCCAGGAGAAGTGGTTGCAGGTCCGGAACGGCGCCGACGGGTACGAGGGCTGGATTGACTACAAACAGCATTTCCCGGTTACCGAAGCCTATTTTCAGGAGTGGAATGTGGGCACGCACCCCCGGTCCATGGATATTCTCCAGACGGTAAGCGGTACCACGGCCGTTACGCCCATTGGCATTGGGAGCCTATTGCCTTTCTTTGACGGGATCAACATACGGGTAGGGGAGGACAAAATGCTCTATAACGGCCGCGCCACCAACCCTTCCATGCCGTACCGCGAGAATTTCCTGCAGAAGATTGCCCTGCAGTTTCTGCGGGCGCCTTACGTGTGGGGCGGCAAATCCATTTTCGGGATTGACTGCTCAGGGTTTGTGCAGCAAGTTTACGGCCTGTGCGGCCACCAGCTCTTGCGGGACGCCTACCAGCAGGTGGTACATGGCCAGGAAGTTCATTTTGTGGCCCAGGCCCGCCCCGGCGATGTGGCTTTCTTTGACAATGAGGAAGGCCGTATTGTGCACGTGGGCATTGTGCTGGAAGACCAGAAAATCATACATGCCTCCGGCGAGGTACGCATAGACCAGCTGGACCACTACGGCATCTACAACCGGGACCTGAAGCGCTACTCCCACAAACTGCGCATCATCAAACGTATTCTTTAA
- a CDS encoding HNH endonuclease: MNGKVLLLNQDYTAIATCSLNKAFVLLYLQKAELIAQDQVHHLRTVNAVYPWPVVIKLQHYVRVPYKGISLTRQNIMRRDGNRCQYCGSSRNLTLDHLVPRSRGGESSWYNLTTACARCNSHKGDRTPEEVSMKLFRKPFKPSLISFLRESIEDLNHAWMPFLAERARA; the protein is encoded by the coding sequence ATGAACGGGAAAGTGCTTTTACTCAATCAAGATTACACCGCCATTGCCACGTGCAGCCTTAACAAAGCCTTTGTCTTGCTGTACCTGCAGAAGGCCGAACTGATCGCGCAGGACCAGGTGCATCACCTGCGCACCGTCAACGCGGTATATCCCTGGCCGGTGGTCATTAAACTACAGCATTACGTGCGCGTACCCTATAAAGGCATTTCCCTTACCCGGCAGAACATCATGCGCCGGGATGGTAACCGGTGCCAATACTGCGGCTCCTCCAGAAACCTCACCTTGGACCATCTGGTACCCAGGTCCCGCGGCGGCGAAAGTTCCTGGTATAACCTCACCACCGCCTGCGCCCGTTGCAACTCCCACAAAGGCGACCGCACTCCAGAGGAAGTCTCTATGAAGCTATTCCGGAAACCATTTAAACCATCCCTTATTTCTTTCCTGCGCGAAAGCATAGAAGACCTCAACCACGCCTGGATGCCGTTCCTAGCCGAACGGGCCCGGGCTTAA
- a CDS encoding TonB-dependent receptor plug domain-containing protein: MTKLIAVAFLVTLGFATSAQAQERMLPVQKAAVQYKSTQEPAKSKPYIVVLVGKKSYPVPADSLNSIDPNSIKSVNVLKDKSATSLYGEKGKNGVVQIQLKAEAEENFMKNRESGSTKGK, from the coding sequence ATGACTAAATTAATTGCCGTCGCCTTTCTGGTGACCTTAGGCTTTGCCACCTCTGCCCAAGCGCAGGAAAGAATGCTCCCCGTTCAGAAGGCCGCTGTCCAGTATAAAAGCACGCAGGAACCTGCCAAAAGTAAGCCCTATATAGTGGTGTTGGTGGGAAAGAAGTCCTATCCTGTGCCCGCAGATTCCTTAAATAGCATTGATCCAAACTCCATTAAAAGTGTCAATGTGCTAAAAGATAAAAGCGCGACCAGCCTCTACGGGGAAAAAGGAAAAAACGGGGTGGTGCAGATTCAGCTAAAGGCAGAAGCTGAGGAGAATTTCATGAAGAACAGAGAAAGCGGTAGTACCAAAGGCAAATAA